The Pseudomonas chlororaphis subsp. piscium genome contains the following window.
AAAGCATGCAGAGCGTCAGCACCTTCCTGGCCACACAGGAGCTGAACCTGAACAACGTGCTGTTCGACGGCAGCGGCCGCCTGGGCCAGGCCGTGGGCTCCATGGCGCTACCGACTACGCTGTTCTATAGCGCTGACGGGCGCATGCTCGGCAGCCACCTCGGCGAGCTGTCCGAGGCCAGCCTGGCCCGCGCCCTGGAACATTTCGACCGACCGCATTCGACCACGGCCACGCAGGCCGCCCCTTCAAGGAAACTGCCATGCCCTTCATCCGCCACCTGCTGAGCCTGTCCCTGGGCGCGGCTCTGCTCCAGGTACCGCTGCTGCACGCCGAAGAACTGCCCCTGGCAATCAAGAACATCGAAGCCAAAGGCGCCAAGATCGTCGGCAGCTTCGACGCCCCGGACGGCCTCAAGGGTTATGCCGCGCAGTACCAGAACCGTGGCATGGCCCTGTACCTGACCCCGGATGGCAAGCATGTGCTGCTGGGCAACCTGTACGACGCCGACGGCAAGGACCTGAGCGCCGAACCGCTGCAGAAACTGGTGTATGCGCCGATGGCCAAGGCAGTCTGGGCCAAGATGGAAAAGAGCAACTGGATCGCCGACGGCAAGGCCGACGCACCGCGCGTGGTCTACCTGTTCAGCGACCCCAACTGCCCCTACTGCAACATGTTCTGGGAACAGGCGCGGCCCTGGGTGAACGCCGGCAAGGTCCAACT
Protein-coding sequences here:
- the dsbG gene encoding thiol:disulfide interchange protein DsbG yields the protein MPFIRHLLSLSLGAALLQVPLLHAEELPLAIKNIEAKGAKIVGSFDAPDGLKGYAAQYQNRGMALYLTPDGKHVLLGNLYDADGKDLSAEPLQKLVYAPMAKAVWAKMEKSNWIADGKADAPRVVYLFSDPNCPYCNMFWEQARPWVNAGKVQLRHIMVGIIREDSPGKSAALLAAKDPQKALQDHEKAGKGSSLKPLDKIPAEVQAKLDANMALMDELELSATPAIFYMDDQGELQQQQGAPAPGKLVKILGPK